One Candidatus Omnitrophota bacterium DNA window includes the following coding sequences:
- the hcp gene encoding hydroxylamine reductase — MFCNQCEQTIGGSGCVKVGACGKDSDIQSLQDTLLYGLKGIAAYAFHARELGAVDPEVDGFMHEALFKTVTNVSFDLNDYLAMVLKCGEMNLKVMALLDKAHTDRFGNPFPAEVETGTKAGPGILITGHDLLDLYELLKQTEGTGVNVYTHSEMLPAHGYPELRKFKHLVGNYGNAWQEQKKEFKEFPGALLVTTNCVLIPPKDTYLDRLFTIGVTGVSGANHLKSRDFSSVIAKAKQLPALIEAPGKKIMTGFHHTAILSLADKIVDAVKRGKIRHFFLIGGCDGAKLGRNYYTEFAEKVPADCLILTLACGKYRFNKLEFGEIEGIPRLLDLGQCNNAYSAIEVALALAKAFNCGVNELPLSLVLSWFEQKAVAILLTLLHLGVKNIRLGPTLPAFVSPKVLEILVEKFEIKPITTAEEDLKSILGDKVIK, encoded by the coding sequence ATGCTTTTCATGCCCGGGAATTAGGCGCAGTGGATCCAGAGGTAGATGGCTTTATGCATGAGGCTCTTTTTAAGACAGTGACTAACGTCAGTTTTGATCTCAATGATTATCTAGCTATGGTTCTAAAGTGTGGCGAGATGAACTTAAAGGTAATGGCTTTGCTTGATAAGGCTCATACTGATCGTTTTGGCAATCCTTTTCCGGCAGAGGTTGAAACTGGGACAAAGGCCGGTCCGGGAATTTTAATTACCGGTCATGATTTGCTTGACTTGTATGAACTACTTAAACAAACAGAGGGTACCGGAGTTAATGTTTATACCCATAGCGAAATGTTGCCAGCCCATGGCTATCCAGAATTAAGGAAGTTTAAACATTTGGTTGGTAATTACGGTAATGCTTGGCAAGAGCAAAAGAAGGAGTTTAAAGAATTTCCTGGGGCGTTATTGGTAACGACTAATTGCGTTTTGATACCACCTAAAGATACTTATTTAGATAGGTTATTTACGATTGGCGTTACTGGGGTGTCTGGCGCAAATCACCTTAAGTCGAGAGATTTTTCGTCAGTGATTGCTAAAGCCAAACAACTTCCAGCACTTATTGAAGCACCGGGTAAAAAAATAATGACTGGGTTTCATCACACGGCTATTCTAAGTTTAGCCGATAAAATAGTTGATGCGGTTAAACGAGGAAAGATCCGTCATTTCTTTCTTATTGGGGGTTGTGATGGGGCTAAGCTGGGCCGAAATTACTATACTGAGTTTGCCGAGAAGGTTCCTGCTGATTGCCTTATTCTTACCCTTGCTTGCGGTAAGTATCGGTTCAACAAACTTGAGTTTGGCGAGATTGAAGGCATACCTAGATTGCTTGACCTAGGGCAATGCAATAATGCTTATTCGGCGATAGAAGTTGCCTTAGCTTTGGCAAAGGCTTTCAACTGTGGGGTAAATGAATTGCCGCTGTCATTAGTATTATCTTGGTTTGAACAGAAGGCGGTTGCAATTTTATTAACTTTGCTTCATCTTGGAGTTAAAAATATACGCTTAGGCCCGACTTTGCCGGCATTTGTTTCACCGAAGGTGTTAGAGATACTGGTTGAGAAATTTGAAATCAAACCAATCACTACGGCTGAAGAAGATTTAAAATCTATTTTAGGGGATAAAGTAATTAAATAA
- a CDS encoding NifU family protein, with protein sequence MKEKVEKALEDIRPALQADGGDVELVEVTKEAVVKLRLTGACGCCPMSTYTLKMGIEKKLKEVVPEVKEVEQVA encoded by the coding sequence TTGAAAGAGAAGGTAGAAAAAGCTTTAGAAGACATAAGGCCGGCTCTTCAGGCCGACGGAGGAGATGTTGAATTGGTCGAGGTAACCAAAGAGGCGGTAGTTAAGCTACGTTTAACCGGCGCTTGTGGTTGTTGTCCGATGAGCACTTACACTCTTAAGATGGGTATTGAGAAGAAACTAAAAGAAGTGGTACCTGAGGTTAAGGAAGTTGAACAGGTAGCATAA
- a CDS encoding desulfoferrodoxin FeS4 iron-binding domain-containing protein → MAVEQVGEKYKCNVCGNEVTVTKAGGGELVCCEQPMEKI, encoded by the coding sequence ATGGCAGTTGAACAGGTTGGTGAAAAATATAAGTGTAATGTTTGTGGTAATGAGGTGACGGTGACTAAGGCTGGAGGCGGAGAATTAGTTTGTTGTGAGCAGCCGATGGAAAAAATATAA
- a CDS encoding class II SORL domain-containing protein yields the protein MASIKDLLQTADWKSEKHVPVIEVQGAVKRGECVSIVVTVGKEIAHPNTTEHHISWIELYFKPQGEKFPCQLGRFEFSAHGASVQGPNTSTVYVCPKATVCLKTDKPGVILVSSYCNIHGLWENSQELSFE from the coding sequence ATGGCTAGCATAAAAGATTTATTACAAACTGCTGACTGGAAGTCTGAGAAACATGTTCCGGTTATTGAGGTTCAGGGCGCGGTTAAAAGGGGCGAATGCGTTAGCATTGTTGTAACCGTAGGTAAAGAAATTGCCCATCCCAATACAACCGAGCACCATATTTCTTGGATTGAGCTATATTTTAAGCCTCAAGGAGAGAAATTCCCTTGTCAGTTAGGAAGATTTGAATTTAGTGCCCATGGAGCATCGGTTCAAGGACCGAATACAAGTACAGTTTATGTTTGTCCAAAAGCCACAGTTTGTTTAAAAACCGATAAGCCAGGGGTAATTTTGGTATCTAGTTATTGCAATATTCATGGACTTTGGGAAAATTCTCAAGAATTGAGTTTTGAGTAG